ATCCCTGTCTGTTTGTTTGTAAAGGCCGAAACCTTCCGTGATTATTTTCTTGAAGCGAGATATTCGCTCACGTTCTTTTCGATGCGCGCAGCAAGGTCGGACTCGATGCTCGCTTTGTCGAACTTCTCACCGGTAATATGTTCGTATAGTTCGATGTAACGCTCGCTCACGCTTTCTGCATATTCGTCGGTAATCTCGGGCATAGTCTGTCCCGGTTCGTTCATAAAGTCGTGCTCTATCAGCCATTGGCGCACGAACTCCTTTGAAAGCTGCTTCTGTGGTTCTCCCTTTGCAAGTTTCTCCTCGTAGCCTTCAGCATAGAAGTATCGGCTTGAGTCCGGTGTGTGAATCTCGTCGATAAGGTAGCACTGACCATCGCGCTTGCCAAATTCATACTTTGTATCTACGAGAATAAGACCGTGCTTGGCAGCAATTTCCTGACCACGGGCGAAAATTCTGCGTGTCCAGTCCTCGATGATGTTGTAATCTTCTTCCGAAACAATTCCCTGACGGATGATTTCTTCCTTTGAAATATTCAGGTCGTGGCCTTCGTCAGCCTTTGTTGTAGGTGTGATGATAGGCTCGGGGAATCGCTCGT
The Prevotella sp. HUN102 genome window above contains:
- a CDS encoding phosphoribosylaminoimidazolesuccinocarboxamide synthase, producing the protein MKALTKTDFHFDGQKSVYHGKVRDVYDINDDLIVMVATDRISAFDVVLPKGIPFKGQVLNQIAAKFLDQTTDICPNWKLATPDPMVTVGLKCEGFRVEMIIRSILTGSAWRDYKNGCREICGVKLPDGMKENERFPEPIITPTTKADEGHDLNISKEEIIRQGIVSEEDYNIIEDWTRRIFARGQEIAAKHGLILVDTKYEFGKRDGQCYLIDEIHTPDSSRYFYAEGYEEKLAKGEPQKQLSKEFVRQWLIEHDFMNEPGQTMPEITDEYAESVSERYIELYEHITGEKFDKASIESDLAARIEKNVSEYLASRK